A genomic segment from Methanoplanus limicola DSM 2279 encodes:
- a CDS encoding malate dehydrogenase — MTVLSVIGAGKVGSEVAFLSAVRGLADEIILYDNIPDFLNAQKLDLLHTGIKTEISTDPEKIKDSDIAVFAAGIPRTPAIKTRADLLEANLAVAGECAQYLKGFSGILITVTNPMDANNYFFKKALGLKREQCIGFGGQLDSARFSLYLKERGFAGDAFVIGEHGEHQVPLFSKTDGAGRKIDVITREEILSEMQRASMPVISGKGGTVFGPAYHISSLLDVVISDRREIMPCSVVLDGEYGLKDCSMGVPARIGREGIIEIIEWELDEWEYEKIKMASEHLNCLCRKV; from the coding sequence ATGACAGTCCTCTCAGTAATCGGTGCAGGTAAAGTTGGAAGTGAAGTGGCATTCCTTTCAGCTGTAAGAGGTCTCGCAGATGAGATAATTCTTTATGACAATATACCTGACTTTTTAAATGCCCAGAAACTGGATCTCCTCCATACCGGAATTAAAACTGAAATATCAACAGATCCGGAGAAGATAAAGGACTCTGACATTGCAGTTTTCGCAGCCGGAATTCCGAGGACACCTGCAATAAAAACAAGAGCAGACCTGCTTGAGGCAAACCTTGCTGTTGCAGGTGAATGCGCACAGTATCTTAAAGGTTTTTCCGGAATTCTGATCACAGTCACAAACCCGATGGATGCCAACAACTACTTCTTCAAAAAGGCGCTTGGACTGAAAAGAGAGCAGTGCATCGGTTTTGGCGGACAGCTCGACTCGGCACGCTTTTCACTGTACCTCAAAGAAAGGGGATTTGCCGGAGATGCATTTGTTATCGGGGAGCATGGTGAGCACCAGGTACCGCTGTTCTCAAAAACAGACGGGGCAGGCCGCAAAATTGACGTAATAACAAGGGAAGAGATTCTCTCGGAGATGCAAAGGGCCAGTATGCCGGTTATATCAGGCAAAGGGGGAACAGTCTTCGGCCCGGCGTACCACATATCATCATTACTTGATGTAGTGATATCCGACAGGCGTGAGATAATGCCCTGTTCGGTAGTGCTTGACGGTGAATATGGCCTTAAAGACTGCTCGATGGGCGTTCCGGCAAGAATCGGTCGTGAAGGTATTATTGAAATAATCGAGTGGGAACTTGACGAGTGGGAATATGAAAAGATAAAAATGGCTTCAGAACACTTAAACTGCCTGTGCAGGAAGGTCTGA
- a CDS encoding dihydroorotate dehydrogenase electron transfer subunit yields the protein MHEIASVPVKITEIRDETPTIKTFEFDGCFSSKAGQFCMVWIPGVDEVPMGFSSPSSITVQKVGEATEALFSLNVGDTIGIKGPLGNGYTPEGRVLVIAGGVGAAPLRPLALEGLADTFILGARTADEIVYKDELGSLTDLRISTDDGSYGHHGFVTDLLAGAGRGGSGVDPEDYDTICVCGPEIMMKNVLRILNEKDLSDRAQFSLVRYMKCGVGICGSCCLDDAGLRVCRDGPVFSGTDLLKSFEFGNYSRDATGRRVSGGGH from the coding sequence ATGCATGAGATAGCATCGGTTCCGGTAAAAATTACTGAAATCAGGGATGAGACACCAACTATAAAGACGTTTGAATTTGACGGATGCTTCAGTTCAAAGGCAGGGCAGTTCTGTATGGTCTGGATTCCGGGCGTTGATGAGGTGCCAATGGGATTTTCATCACCTTCGTCAATTACTGTTCAGAAAGTCGGAGAGGCAACGGAGGCGCTATTCTCCCTTAATGTCGGGGATACAATCGGCATAAAAGGACCGCTTGGAAACGGATATACTCCAGAGGGGCGTGTTCTTGTGATTGCCGGAGGGGTTGGCGCTGCACCACTGCGCCCGCTTGCTCTTGAAGGTCTTGCAGATACTTTCATTCTTGGTGCAAGGACTGCTGATGAGATTGTTTATAAGGATGAACTTGGCAGTCTAACAGATCTTCGTATATCGACAGATGACGGAAGTTATGGTCATCATGGTTTTGTAACTGATCTTCTGGCAGGTGCCGGTCGGGGTGGATCCGGGGTTGATCCGGAAGACTACGATACAATCTGTGTCTGCGGTCCGGAGATCATGATGAAGAATGTCCTCAGGATTCTTAATGAGAAGGATCTCTCTGACCGGGCGCAGTTCTCGCTTGTGAGATACATGAAGTGCGGAGTCGGCATCTGCGGTTCATGCTGCCTTGATGACGCCGGGCTTCGGGTATGCAGGGACGGCCCTGTATTCAGTGGTACTGACCTCCTGAAAAGTTTTGAGTTTGGTAATTATTCCAGGGATGCCACAGGAAGAAGAGTGTCGGGTGGCGGGCACTGA
- a CDS encoding dihydroorotate dehydrogenase: MVSLLKEENIAVGGVSLDNHLILAAGVLGTTGASLKRMLSLGAGGVVTKSIGPYPKGGHKGPCVQVYDGAVMNAMGLPNPSEDFKVELSGLEGRPVIVSIFGGDPDEFSKVASWFSGMASVRGFELNVSCPHAEGYGAQIGSNPELVQECTEAVVKTGIPVWVKLTPNVTDITESGLAAEEGGASAVVAVNTVRAMRISTAMRRPVLGNGSGGLSGPAIFPVAVKCVYDLYEACRIPVVGCGGISDADNVIEMIMAGASAVEIGSGVLDNVGIFSEICGDLYSEEGENIEDLRGCAHA; encoded by the coding sequence ATGGTGTCATTGTTAAAAGAGGAAAATATTGCTGTCGGTGGTGTCAGTCTTGACAACCACCTAATTCTTGCCGCAGGTGTGCTCGGTACTACAGGTGCTTCACTTAAGAGGATGCTCTCACTTGGTGCAGGCGGGGTTGTGACAAAATCAATAGGTCCTTATCCAAAAGGAGGACACAAAGGACCATGCGTTCAGGTATATGACGGTGCTGTAATGAATGCAATGGGGCTTCCAAACCCTTCTGAGGATTTTAAGGTTGAATTGTCGGGGCTTGAGGGCAGGCCGGTTATTGTCAGCATATTTGGAGGAGATCCGGATGAATTCTCTAAGGTTGCGTCCTGGTTTTCAGGTATGGCTTCGGTTCGAGGTTTTGAGCTGAATGTTTCATGCCCGCATGCTGAAGGTTATGGCGCACAGATCGGCAGTAATCCTGAACTTGTGCAGGAGTGCACAGAGGCTGTTGTGAAAACCGGAATTCCGGTATGGGTTAAACTCACTCCGAATGTTACTGATATAACTGAGTCAGGTCTTGCGGCAGAGGAGGGCGGTGCTTCTGCCGTAGTTGCAGTGAACACAGTCCGTGCGATGAGGATTTCCACTGCTATGAGACGGCCTGTGCTTGGAAACGGGTCAGGTGGCCTTTCAGGGCCGGCCATATTTCCGGTTGCCGTTAAATGCGTCTATGATCTGTATGAAGCATGCAGAATTCCGGTTGTCGGCTGCGGCGGCATATCGGATGCAGACAATGTCATTGAGATGATTATGGCAGGCGCATCTGCGGTTGAGATCGGCAGTGGGGTTCTGGATAATGTCGGGATCTTTTCTGAGATATGCGGCGATCTGTACTCTGAAGAAGGCGAAAATATTGAGGATTTAAGAGGTTGTGCACATGCATGA